One Phaseolus vulgaris cultivar G19833 chromosome 2, P. vulgaris v2.0, whole genome shotgun sequence DNA window includes the following coding sequences:
- the LOC137809067 gene encoding uncharacterized protein, translating to MDMEVGLITKRSDEVEMIYMEELMNFVHQHELVEEDYDAHFTTDEVFPSREDLLEWVRRVAYRLGFVIVIIRSDIANGKQGRKTYVLLVGHPYAGKLKANMLVDMTKSMVKPSSILRTLKENNEDNMTTIKQVYNARYSYKRSVRGPQTELQQLMMLLDRDNYLHWSTCHESSNIVSDIFWTRPDAVKLLNAFNIVFLMDTTYKTNKYRLPLFEIVGVTCTGLSISAGFAFLSSEKEKNFIWALQKFRGSLLTSHVGPEVIVCDRDLALMNAINIVFPKARNLLCRFHINKNVKAKCKMLVDSVEAWEVVMDSWRTIIDCTDIAQFDEFDKSFETICSPWPLLVEYVKNTWIILHKEKFVKCWTDSLMHLGNTTSNRVESAHWSLKRILQNSMGDLCSCWDAIKHVIILQHNEIKASFEMSLHVIGHTFNVQLYKILVGFVSKHALILIAEEFDRVNDVGFDSECCGCVLRRTHGLPCACQLARYAMGVIPLSEVHVMWTRLSFSDLSECDSSSELSIQQKWDVILSRFKQVDMCGKVTIKNKLREIAYPDMTTLCAPLNVVKTKGSQKSQTNKFQRSTKRIPSYFEHVDRIHIVNDSSSSLKTPKGKVKVTANTNAIPMLNQFHPKCHPYILDVIDVKAYGHCGFRAIASLLGMGEESWPLIRMDLFKEISQWREEYATLLGGHQRVEHIKRSLLVDELSVASVDKWMTIPDMGYLIASRYNIILVCKNG from the exons TTGGTTTTGTTATTGTCATTATTAGGTCTGACATAGCAAATGGGAAGCAAGGGAGAAAAACATATGTCTTGTTAG TTGGTCATCCATATGCGGGCAAATTAAAAGCGAATATGCTTGTTGATATGACTAAAAGCATGGTTAAACCGAGTAGCATACTACGTACTTTGAAGGAGAATAATGAGGATAATATGACAACAATAAAGCAAGTATACAATGCAAGATACTCATACAAGAGATCAGTTAGAGGACCACAAACTGAATTACAACAATTAATGATGTTGTTAGACCGTGACAACTATCTTCACTGGAGTACGTGTCATGAGTCTTCCAATATTGttagtgatattttttggaCTCGTCCTGATGCTGTGAAACTTTTGAATGCATTTAACATTGTATTCTTGATGGATACGacttacaaaacaaacaagtatCGATTGCCTTTGTTTGAGATTGTTGGTGTGACTTGTACAGGTTTGTCCATTTCTGCTGGTTTTGCATTCTTATCTAGCGAGAAGGAAAAGAACTTCATATGGGCACTACAAAAATTTAGAGGGTCACTTTTGACATCGCATGTGGGGCCTGAAGTCATTGTTTGTGATAGAGATCTTGCTTTGATGAATGCCATCAATATTGTGTTTCCTAAAGCAAGAAACCTTCTTTGTCGGTTTCATatcaataaaaatgttaaagcaAAGTGTAAAATGTTGGTTGATTCTGTCGAGGCTTGGGAAGTTGTGATGGATTCATGGAGGACTATCATTGATTGTACAGATATTGCTCAATTTGATGAGTTTGATAAAAGTTTTGAAACTATTTGTTCACCGTGGCCATTACTTGTTGAATATGTGAAGAACACATGGATTATTCTGCACAAAGAAAAATTTGTAAAGTGTTGGACAGATTCATTAATGCATTTGGGAAATACAACATCAAACAG GGTTGAATCAGCTCATTGGTCTTTGAAACGAATATTACAAAATAGCATGGGAGACTTGTGCTCATGTTGGGATGCTATCAAGCATGTTATTATACTTCAACATAATGAAATCAAGGCATCCTTTGAAATGAGTCTACATGTGATAGGACACACATTCAATGTGCAGTTGTACAAGATATTGGTTGGCTTTGTATCTAAACATGCTTTGATTCTCATTGCTGAAGAGTTTGATCGGGTCAATGATGTGGGGTTTGATAGTGAATGTTGTGGATGTGTACTTAGACGGACTCACGGATTACCATGTGCTTGTCAATTAGCCAGATATGCTATGGGTGTCATTCCTCTTAGTGAAGTTCATGTTATGTGGACGAGACTAAGCTTTTCAGATTTATCTGAATGTGATTCATCATCTGAGTTGTCAATTCAACAAAAATGGGATGTCATTCTATCCCGGTTCAAACAGGTTGACATGTGTGGCAAAGTGACAATTAAAAACAAGTTGCGTGAAATTGCCTACCCAGACATGACAACATTATGTGCACCACTTAATGTAGTCAAGACAAAAGGATCCCAAAAGagtcaaacaaacaaatttcAGAGGTCTACAAAACGCATCCCTTCATATTTTGAGCATGTAGATCGCATCCATATTGTAAATGATAGCTCATCATCTTTGAAGACTCCTAAGGGAAAGGTTAAGGTGACAGCCAACACCAATGCAATTCCCATGCTTAATCAATTTCATCCAAAATGTCACCCTTATATTTTGGATGTAATAGATGTTAAAGCATATGGACATTGTGGGTTTCGTGCTATTGCCTCCTTGTTGGGGATGGGTGAAGAGTCATGGCCACTTATCAGAATGGATTTATTCAAAGAAATATCTCAGTGGCGTGAAGAATATGCAACATTATTAGGTGGTCATCAACGGGTAGAACATATCAAGAGATCCCTACTAGTGGATGAGTTGTCAGTG GCTAGTGTTGACAAATGGATGACAATACCGGATATGGGATACTTAATAGCAAGCAGATACAATATTATCTTAGTTT GTAAAAATGGTTGA